Proteins from a genomic interval of Hydrogenophaga sp. PAMC20947:
- the folD gene encoding bifunctional methylenetetrahydrofolate dehydrogenase/methenyltetrahydrofolate cyclohydrolase FolD, translated as MTAQLIDGNALSRQLRADVATRVTALKARGITPGLAVILVGDNAASQVYVRNKVKACEDTGMNSVLETWPADMSEADLLARVEALNNDSKIHGILVQLPLPAHIDAQKVIEAIAPAKDVDGFHIASAGALMTGLPGFWPCTPYGCMKMLESINYELKGKHAVVIGRSNIVGKPMALMLLQKNATVTVCHSGTKDLKALTLQADVIVAAVGKRNVLTADMVKPGAVVLDVGMNRNDEGKLCGDVDFAGVKEVAGYITPVPGGVGPMTITMLMVNTLESAERA; from the coding sequence ATGACTGCCCAACTGATTGACGGCAACGCCCTCTCCCGCCAACTTCGCGCTGATGTCGCCACCCGTGTAACCGCACTCAAGGCACGCGGCATCACGCCAGGTCTGGCGGTGATTCTGGTCGGCGACAACGCAGCCTCCCAGGTGTATGTGCGCAACAAGGTGAAAGCCTGCGAAGACACGGGCATGAACTCCGTGCTGGAAACCTGGCCCGCCGACATGAGCGAAGCCGATTTGCTGGCGCGGGTCGAAGCACTGAACAACGACAGCAAGATTCACGGCATTCTGGTCCAGCTGCCCTTGCCGGCCCACATTGACGCTCAAAAGGTCATTGAGGCCATCGCCCCCGCAAAAGATGTGGATGGGTTCCACATCGCCAGCGCGGGCGCACTGATGACGGGGCTGCCCGGCTTCTGGCCCTGCACGCCCTATGGCTGCATGAAGATGCTGGAGTCGATCAACTACGAGCTCAAAGGCAAACATGCTGTGGTCATTGGCCGCAGCAACATCGTGGGCAAGCCCATGGCATTGATGCTGCTGCAAAAAAATGCCACCGTCACGGTATGCCACAGCGGAACGAAAGACCTCAAAGCCTTGACGCTGCAAGCCGATGTGATCGTGGCCGCCGTGGGCAAACGCAACGTGCTCACCGCTGACATGGTCAAGCCAGGTGCGGTTGTGCTTGATGTGGGCATGAACCGCAACGATGAAGGCAAGCTCTGCGGGGACGTGGATTTTGCTGGCGTGAAAGAAGTCGCCGGCTACATCACCCCTGTGCCCGGAGGTGTCGGCCCCATGACCATCACCATGCTGATGGTCAACACGCTGGAATCGGCCGAAAGGGCTTAA
- a CDS encoding DUF4149 domain-containing protein yields MNLQRVSVLVAALWWGALSGMSFLAVPMIFAKLGPALAGPVAAQLFSMQCWMGLGLGLALLLILRKEREVALGALGAAPPTADGLAHMQATVGTMGFVLLAMLLALVQDFGVAQKIVTARAGGGDLRLWHSLGSVMVLGQWLCAGTVLWRLSRPGKP; encoded by the coding sequence ATGAATTTGCAACGCGTCTCGGTGTTGGTGGCCGCCCTGTGGTGGGGCGCCTTGTCGGGCATGAGTTTCCTGGCCGTTCCGATGATATTTGCCAAGCTGGGCCCCGCGTTGGCCGGTCCGGTCGCCGCCCAGTTGTTTTCCATGCAGTGCTGGATGGGGCTGGGCTTGGGCTTGGCGTTGTTGCTGATCCTGAGGAAGGAGCGTGAGGTGGCTTTGGGTGCGCTGGGCGCTGCGCCTCCAACGGCTGATGGTTTAGCCCACATGCAGGCCACCGTCGGGACCATGGGTTTCGTGTTGCTGGCCATGTTGTTGGCCCTGGTGCAGGACTTTGGCGTGGCCCAAAAAATCGTCACGGCCCGTGCCGGCGGCGGCGACCTTCGCCTGTGGCACAGCCTGGGCAGTGTGATGGTGCTCGGGCAATGGCTGTGCGCGGGCACCGTGCTCTGGCGCCTGTCTCGACCGGGCAAACCATAA
- the greA gene encoding transcription elongation factor GreA codes for MSTIPITRRGAEKLKAELHQLKTVDRPWVINAIAEARAQGDLSENAEYEAAKDRQGFIEGRIAEVDGKLSAAQIIDPTTLDASGKVVFGATVDLEDEDSGAKVTYQIVGEDEADIKKGLVNIGSPVARALIGKEEGDVAEVQAPSGNRRYEIVAVRYE; via the coding sequence ATGTCCACAATTCCAATTACCCGGCGCGGTGCAGAAAAGCTCAAGGCCGAGTTGCATCAGCTCAAGACGGTAGACCGCCCTTGGGTGATCAATGCCATTGCCGAAGCCCGGGCGCAAGGCGATCTGAGTGAAAATGCCGAGTACGAAGCAGCCAAAGACCGCCAAGGCTTCATTGAAGGCCGCATCGCCGAGGTGGACGGCAAGTTGTCAGCCGCCCAGATCATCGATCCGACCACGCTGGACGCTTCTGGCAAAGTGGTTTTTGGCGCCACGGTAGATCTGGAGGATGAAGACAGCGGCGCCAAAGTGACCTACCAGATCGTTGGTGAAGACGAGGCCGATATCAAGAAAGGTTTGGTCAACATCGGTAGCCCCGTTGCTCGAGCCTTGATCGGCAAAGAAGAGGGCGATGTGGCAGAGGTGCAGGCACCCAGCGGCAACCGACGCTATGAAATAGTGGCCGTTCGTTACGAGTGA
- a CDS encoding response regulator transcription factor: MSLIPKKGTVYVVDDDEAVRDSLQWLLEGKDYRVRCFESAEAFLSRYDAREVACLIADIRMGGMSGTELQERLLERQSPLPIVFITGHGDVPMAVDSMKKGALDFIQKPFKEDQLVSLVERMLETAKDAFATHQQAASRDALLSKLTGREAQVLERIVAGRLNKQIADDLGISIKTVEAHRANIMEKLGANTVADLLKIALGQTTVKV; this comes from the coding sequence ATGAGTTTGATTCCCAAAAAAGGCACTGTTTATGTTGTCGACGACGACGAGGCGGTAAGAGACTCACTGCAATGGTTGTTGGAAGGCAAAGACTACCGGGTACGTTGCTTCGAATCGGCCGAGGCCTTTCTCAGTCGCTACGACGCACGGGAAGTTGCTTGCCTGATCGCTGACATCCGCATGGGCGGGATGTCGGGCACAGAGCTCCAGGAGCGCCTGCTTGAACGGCAGTCGCCTTTGCCCATCGTGTTTATCACGGGCCACGGCGACGTGCCCATGGCGGTGGACTCCATGAAAAAAGGCGCACTGGATTTCATCCAGAAACCCTTCAAGGAGGACCAGCTGGTCTCTTTGGTGGAACGCATGCTGGAAACGGCCAAAGACGCGTTTGCCACCCACCAGCAAGCCGCCAGCCGCGATGCCCTGCTCTCCAAGCTGACCGGTCGCGAGGCTCAGGTACTTGAACGCATCGTCGCAGGGCGGCTCAACAAGCAGATTGCCGATGACCTCGGCATCAGCATCAAGACCGTCGAAGCCCACCGCGCCAACATCATGGAGAAGCTCGGGGCCAACACCGTGGCCGACTTGCTCAAAATCGCACTGGGCCAAACCACGGTCAAAGTCTGA